From the Deinococcus aetherius genome, the window GATCGCCGCGTTGAAGGTCGCCAGCGCCGCCGTGAGGGTGGGGTCGGGCTGCTTGAGGTTCAGGGTCACCGTGTTTCCCTGCGCCGTGACCGAATTGATCGAGGCGAGCGAGCCGTTCCACGCGCCGTTCTGCGGATTGCGCGCCCGGTCGAGGGACCACTTCACGTCGCCCGAGGTGAGCGGGCTGCCGTCCGCGAACCGCAGGCCGGGCCGCAGGGTCAGCGTCATCGTCTTGCCATCGGGGCTCAGCTTGTAGCTCGACGCGAGGCCGGGCCTGACCCGTTTGCCGTCCGGGGTGGGCTGGAGCAGCGTGTCGTACAGGTTGGTCAGGATCCAGATGTCGAGGTTGGCGTCGTTGAGCACCGGGTCGAGAAACAGCGAGTCCGCGTATCGGCCGTATACCATCGTCCCGCCGCGCGTCACGGCGAGCGAGGAGCCGAGGGTCAGGGCGGCACCGAGGGCGAGCGTCAGACGGGTGAATCGGTTCATGCGGGCCTCCACGGGAGAAGGACGGGGAAGAACGAACGCTGAGCGCACCCGGGGTGTGGCGCGGTGGAGGTGTAGGGTGTTATGCCAGACTGTAACGGTCGGCCCGGCAGTGGTCAAGCGTTCCTGCCGCCCGGCGGATAGACCGCTCAGCCCACCGGGGAGAACAACGGGAGAGCCACCCGGTCTGCGGCGTACCGCCCTCATTCGGCATAACACTTCCCCAACACTTTCCCGCCGCGCCCCTCCGGCTTGCGGCCCGAAGTCGAGGACGGGGGCCGTCTCCCCGCGCCCCGGCCCTCCCGCCGCTACAGTCTTCCCATGCAGGCCGTCCTCTACCGCGAGTTTCAGACCCGCCCCGAACTCGTCAGCGTCCCCGACCCCGCGCCTCCGGGGGACGGGGTGGTCGTGCGGGTCGGCGCCACCGGGGTGTGCCGCAGCGACTGGCACGGCTGGATGGGCCACGACCCCGACATTACCCTGCCCCACGTGCCGGGCCACGAACTCGCCGGGACGGTCGTGGAGGTCGGCCGACACGTCCGCGCGTGGCAGGTGGGCGACCGGGTGACCGTCCCCTTCGTCTCGGGCTGCGGGCGTTGCCCGGAGTGCCGCTCCGGCAACCAGCAGGTCTGCGAGCGCCAGTTCCAGCCCGGCTTCACCCACTGGGGCTCGTTCGCCGAGTACGTCGCGCTGCACCACGCCGAGGGGAACCTCGTGCGGCTGCCCGACACGCTGGACTTCGTGACGGCGGCGAGCCTGGGGTGCCGCTTCGCCACGTCCTTCCGGGCGCTCGCCTTGCAGGGCCGGGTGCGCGGCGGGGAATGGGTCGCCGTCCACGGCTGCGGCGGGGTGGGCTTATCGGCCGTCATGATCGCGGTGGCCCTCGGGGCCGGGGTGATCGCCGTGGACATTGACGACGGGAAACTGCGCCTCGCCCGGGACCTCGGCGCCACCCTGACGGTCAACGGCCGGGAGACGCCCGACGTGGCCGGGGCCGTCCGCGACCTCACCGGCGGCGGGGCCCACGTCTCGCTCGACGCGCTGGGGCACCCCGAGACCTGCGCCAACTCGGTCGCCAGCCTGCGGACGCGCGGCAGACACGTCCAGGTCGGCCTGCTCCTGGCCGGTCAGCGCCACCCGCCGATCCCGATGGACCGGGTGGTCGCCCGCGAACTGGAAATCTACGGCAGCCACGGGATGGCGGCCCACACCTATCCCGGGATGCTGGGCATGATCGAGCGCGGCGTCCTGAAACCGGAGCGCCTCGTCGGGCGGCGGATCGGCCTGGAGGACGCGGCGGACGCCCTCGTGGAGATGGACCGTTTTCCCGGGCCGGGCGTGACCGTGGTGGACCGCCTGGGCACGCGGGGCGCCGGGGCCACGGGCGTTCCCGGGAGGTAGGCCGACCCTCCACACCCGCAAGAGGGGCGGAAGTGGGGGCGGGCGGCGAGGAGGCCCCACAATAGGGGACATGCTGGATTTGACGGGCAAGGTCATTCTCGTGACGGGCGGCTCACGCGGCATCGGCGCCGCGACGGTTCGCACGCTGGCAGCGGCCGGGGCGCAGGTCATCGTGCACTACGGCCAGAGTGGGGGAGAGGCCGAGGCCATCGTGCGAGACCTCGGGGAGGACAAGGCACTCGCCCTCGGCGCCGACCTTTCCCGACCCGGGGTCGCGGTGGACCTGTTCCGGGAGGCTATCTCCTGGCGGGGCCGCATCGACGTGCTCGTGAACAACGCGGGCGTCGCCCCGAGCGTGACGGTGGACGAGCCTCTCGGCGAGTGGGCCGAGACCTGGGCGCGGACCTTGCAGGTCAACCTGATCGCCGTCGCCGACCTGTGCCGCGAGGCGATCCTGCACTTTCGCGGGCGGGGGGGCGGGATCATCGTCAACGTGGCGAGCCGGGCGGCCTTTCGCGGGGACAACCCCGACGCGATGCACTACGCGGCGTCGAAGGGGGGCGTGATCGCGCTGACCCGTTCCATCGCGCGGGGGTACGCCCGCGAGAACATCCTCGCCTACGCCGTCGCTCCTGGGTGGGTGCGCACCGACATGGCGGCGGGGTATGTGCGCGAGCACGCGGCGGACATCGCGCGGGAGATTCCGCTGGGGGACGTGGCTCCCCCGGAGGAGGTCGCCAACACGGTGGCCTTTCTGGCCTCGGGGCTGGCGCGGCACATGACGGGGGCGACCCTCGACATCAACGGCGCCTCCTACGTCCGCTAGACGCCCCGCCCCGGGTCGGCGGCGCGTCCGGGACACACCTCACCCGGGCCGGGCCCGGTACAGTGGGGTGATGTCGCCCGTTTCTCCCCGCCTGCCTCTCAGGAGCGGTTCGTGAATCCCGCGATCTCCACCGCCCCGCCGCCCTTCCAGCCGACCATCGACGCCCTGAGCGCCCACGTCGCGGTGGTGGACTCGGGCGGGTGGATCGTCGCCGTCAACCGGGCGTGGCGGCAGTTTTGCGAGGACAACGGCGGGGCGGCGGGGAGCTGCGGCGTGGGCAGCAACTACCTGGCGGTGTGCGGGGGGGAGGGGGGCGGCGAGGGCGAGGCCTGCGCGATGACGCTGGGGCTGCTCGCCGTCCTGCGCGGCGAGGTGCCGGAGTTCGTGCTGGCCTATCCATGCCACTCGCCCCGGGAGCAGCGCTGGTTTCGCGCCCGGGTGACGCCCGTGCGGGCGGAGGGGGGCCACGTCACCCACGCGGTCGTCGCCCACGAGAACATCACCGAGCGCGAGCTGGGGCTGCTCGCCCTCCAGGAGAGCGAGGCCCGCTTCCGGGCGCTGGCCGACGTGACGCCCATCGGCATGGCGGTGGGCACGCTGGACGGCGAGCTGGAGTACGTGAACGAGGCCTTCTTGCGGCTCGTCGGCGTGGAGCGCGCGGCCTACGCGGGGGGGAGGATCAACTGGCTCGACCTCACGCCCCCCGAGTGGCGGCACACTGACCGGCTCGCGGCGGCGCAGGTGGCCGAGCGCGGGGTGTCGCGGCCCTACGAGAAGGAGTACCGCCGCCCCGACGGCACCCGCGTTCCGGTGCTCCTCGCCCTGGCGGGCTACGGGGTGGGGGGGCGCGAGCGGCTGTGCGGGTACATGCTCGACCTGACCGACCGCAAGCGCGCCGAGGCCGAGCTGCGTGACCTCAACACCCGCCTGGAGGCCCTGGTGGAGCAGCGCACGGGCGAGCTGATGGACCTCAACCTCGAACTCCAGGCGTACGCGGAGGCGGTGACCCGGCAGTTGCGGGCGCCCGTCGCCCGGGTGCTCAACTTCGCCCGGCTGCTGCGGGCCGGGCTCGACGCCTCGCTGGGGGAGCGTCAGCGCCTGCACTTCGGGCACCTCCACAGCGAGGCCGAGCGCGTCGCGGGCCTGCTGGAGGACCTGCGCGAGTTCACCGCCCGCCCCGCGCCGCCCCCCCACGGGGAGGTCCCGCTGGCCGTGCTCGTGGCCCAGGTCAGAAGCGACCTGTTGCCGCTCACGCGCGGACGGCGGGTCGAGTGGCGGGTGGGCGAGCTGCCCACCGTGCGGGGCGACCCCCTGCGGCTGAGGCAGGCCGTCACGCACCTCCTGACCAACGCCCTGAAGTTCACTCGCGGACGCGAGCAGGCGCTGATCGAGGTCGGGGCGCGGCGGGAGGCGGGCGAGTGGGTGGTCCTCGTGCGCGACAACGGGGTGGGCTTCGATTCGGCGCACGCGGGCGAACTCTTCCGGGTCTTCGCCCGGCTCCACCCCGAGATGGAGGGCACCGGCGTGGGGCTGGCGAACGTCCGCCGGGTGATCCAGCAGCACGGCGGCCGGGTGGGGGCGCACGCCGAACCCGGGGCGGGGGCAACGTTCTGGGTGACCTTTCCATGCGCCCCCGGGGAGGGAGCGCCGTAGGGCGAGCCGCTGACGGTCGGGTCGCTCGAGTGGGCTCAGGCGCCGGGCCCCTTCCCCGACTGGCCGCCGTCCGGCCGCCCTGGTCGCGCGGCCCCCATCCTTTTCCGCCCCTCAGTTTTTCGGCAGGCGAATCTCCAGGAACATGTTCGGCTGGAGTGCCTGGTAGTCGCGGGTAAAGCCGCCCGTGTAGCTCATGCCCCACGGGTAGGTCTCCATCCCAGGGATACGCCGCCGGAGTTCGATGGGTCGCCCGTTCATGGTGCCCGTGACCTTGTAGGTCCCCCACATCACGTTCGCCGCGACCCAGCCCGAGCCGCTCATGACGAGCTTCGTCTGCCGCACCTTGCCGGTGGAGCCGTCCGCGAGCTTGCCGACGGGCGTGAGGGTCAGGATCACCTGCGCGGGGTCAATGTCGAAGTTGCCCGCCTCCCGCTCGACGAACACGCAGGCGAGGTTGCCGTAGGGATCGGCCTGCGAGAGGGGCTTGGGTTTGAAGGTGAAGTTGCGCACGCCGCCCACGCCGCCGGGCACGGTCTCCGGGGTCTGGGGCACGAGGGCGACACTGGCCGAGTAGCCGTCGTACCTGATGGACAGGCTGGCGGTGACGTTGAAGGTGACGGGCGCGTTGCGAACGTCGATCCTGTACCGCCCCTGCGCGTCGGTGCGGGTGATGAGGTTGCTGTTGTACCCGAGCGTGTTGTCCGCGACGACCTCGACGCCGGGCAGCGGCACGCCCTGCTCGTTCACGACCGTTCCCGTGATGAAGCCTCGCTGCGCGGTCGCGGCGCTGGACGCCCCAGGGGTCGTGTTGGAGTTGGACTGGGCCTGCGCGCTGGTGCCCGGCGCGGTGGCCGTCCTCTTCACCTCCACGAGTTCGAGCTTCACGTTCCCCGTGCCGACCCTGACAAGGGGCGCTTCCTTTTCCGCCAGCAGATTGCGGTCCACCCAGTCGCCCACGCTCACGTCCTCGTCCCCGTCGTTGTCCTGCACGGCGTAGATGGCGTAGGGCACGTCGTCGAGGTCCCTGATGGTGAAGTCCGCCCTGGCCTTCTTGCTGTCGATCACGGCGCCCTTCACGTCGTCCGAGTCGCAGTCTCCCTTCGGGCAGGCGATGATCACCGTGTCCTTGAGGGAGTGCCCGCCCGCCGCCGTGACCGTGCCGCTGATGGTGCGGGGGGCGGACGCCAGGGCCTGGCCTGCCAGGGAGAGGGTGAGGCCCAGCAGGGCGGTCAGGGTCTTGAGGGTTCGGTTCATGGGGTCCTCCGTTGCCTTCCGGCGTCCTGGGGACGTACAGGGGGCCGAATGGCTGGCGAGTGTCGTGGTGGGAACCGGCTGACGCAGGAGCGAAGTTCTGGAGGGAGACCGGGAGGCCATGCACTTCGCCCCCCGTGACTGAGGGCGCTGCAAGCGGGCCCGGATGACCGGCGGGCGTGGGCACAGGAGCTCCTGTGCCCACGCCCGCCGTGCAAACCTTCCCGCGCCCACGGCCTCCGTGGGGATCAGGGCTGCGGGGCGAGCTGGAGGTTGAAGTCGGTCATGACGCCGTACTTCGGCTCCTTGCGGAACATCAGGGTGGTCGAGGGCGCGAAGGTGTCCTCGTCCTGGCGCATCACCAGCATGTTCCGGGGAGCGCCGCCCTCGGGCAGGTAGCGGGCCGTGACGGTGTACCGGCCAATCGGCACGTCCGCGACCGTATTGCCGTCCACGAAGCGCTTCAGGGTCTCGCCCGTGCTGCCGTCCAGCAGCGGCCCGTCCGGGGTGAGGGTGAGTTCCACGTACCTGTTCTTGAAGTCGCCGTTCTTGTAGTTGCCGTACACCCACACGGTTCCGCCGTAGTATCCGCCGCCGGGCTTCTCGCCCGAGGTCTTCACAGTGAAGTTGCGGATGGCGCCCGCGTCGGTGGCAAACGACGCGGTATTGTCCACCTCCATACCCAGCTCGTAGGCGTCCCCGTTGTACACCGTCTTGAACGCGCCGCCCGCCTGCCAGGTGCCGAGCTGGTCGCGCGGCAGCGAGAGGCTGTAGCGGCCCTGTGCGTCGGTCCGGCCCAGGACGTTCATGTTGTCGTACAGCGTGTTGTCGGCCCACACTTCCACCCCGGCGAGCGGCTCCCCGGAGGCGTTTCTCACGACGCCTTTCATGGTGTACGGCGTGGGCTGGCTGGGATCGGTCGTGCCGGGATCGCTGGGCGGGTTCACAACGGGTGGCTCGGTGACCGGGCCCGTTGCGGTGGTTTCGCCGCAGGCGGCAAGCGTGGTGGCGAGGAGCAGGGCACTGACGATTCTGGCTGCATTCATGGTGTTCCTCCGGTCGTCCGCCCCTTGGGCGAACCTGGCCGGAAGGTACGGAGCCGGGGATGGCTGCGGAATGTTGAGAGCTGCTCCTGGGTGCCCGGCGGGCTCGGGTGTCCCAGCCCCAGGACGATGGAACACAGCGCCCACACGCCCTTCGGCACCCGCCGTGCCTGGAGCCGTGCGGCGGCAGTCACGCGGTGTCAGGAACGTTCGTCAACCTCTCTGGCCTCGTCCGCCTTGCCGCGCACGCCCTCATCGTCACCAGCAGCTGAGGATGAGCGCCCCTCGCTCCGTTGGCGCACAGCAGGGCGGGCGTTGTGTTGTGTACGTGGGATGCACTCCGTTACCCCATACGGCGCGGCTCGTGCAAGACTTCCGCCCGGGTGCCGTGGTCGTGCAGGCCGCCGCTGGACGGTGAAACGTCGAATGTCGTTCGACCCGGTGGGTGTGGCGTCCGGGAACGTCTGGAACGAGGAGCAGGGGCCGTAGGGGCGGGATGGTCCGGGTTCCGCCGACCTTCTGGCCCGTGCCCCGGGCCCGCTTCAGGTGGGCTGGGTCTTTCTGCCGTGCCTCCCGGCAGAGGCCCACGCGACATTCGCCAGCCATTCCGTGCCCCGTACCTTCCGGCCATGCTCGACGAGCGAAGGAGGCAGGACATGAAGGCCCACGCCACAACCCATCCCCGCATCATCCAGATTCTCGGTTCCACGATCACCCTGCACCACACGAGCGCGGACACGAACGGCGAGTGGTCCCTGCTGGAGTACGACTGCCCGGCGCAGTTCACCGGTCCACCCCCCCACATCCACGACACCTTCGAGGAGGTCTTCCACGTCCTCTCGGGCCGCCTCACGTTCACGCTCGGCGGCGAGACCACCGTGGCGGGCGCGGGTGAGACCGTTCGGGTCCCCAGGGGCGTTCCCCACACGTTCTCCAATCCCGAGGCCGAGCGGGCCCGCTTCCTCATCCTGAACACCCCGGGCGGCTTCGAGCGCTACTTCATGGAACTCGCGCCCATCGTCGCTGCCTCGCCCGTCTGGCCTCCCGAGGACCGCTCGGTGCTCGCTGGACTCGCCCACTTCGACCAGCGCCCGGCTTGAAGGTCACCTGTGAAGCCAGCCCTCCCGCCTTTTCCTGACGCCGAAGAGTTCACGCCTCCCGGGGAGACCACCATGAACCAAGCCCAGCTCGTGCCCGCCCGCCTCGCCCTCACCGTGCTCGTTTCGACCGTGGCCGTTCTGGGAGCCGCGGGTGTCTACCAGGCCTCCGCGCAGTCCTCGTCCCTTCCCCCTGCTGTGGTGGGAACGTGGAACGCCACCTTCAACGACAACGGTCAGCTTAACCCCGTGCTGCTCACCTTCCACGCCGACCGCACCCTGCTGATGTCGGGGGTGAATGGCGAGGGCTCGTCGCTCACCCTGGGGGGCTGGAGCGCGTCGCCGGACGGCGGGGTGGCCTTCGAGGCCCGCGTCCTCGGCGCCGAGAAGGGCAAGTACATGGGGTTGATTCGTCTGCGCGGCAACCTCAATGTCCACGGCGCGGCCCTGACGGGCACGATGGGCGGAGAGGCGGTCACGCCGGACGGCAAGGTCCTGTTCTCCTGGAAGGGAGAAACGATCAAAGCCCTGCGTGTGGCGCCGCCCGCCGCCGAATAACCCCCCGGAGACCGGACCCTGACTGGGAAGCGTCCCGACGCCTGGGCTGGTCTCCGATGATCGACCTGCGCGTCCACCGCCGTCCCACGACTCGCGCCCTTGAGGAAAAGCTATGCACAAGAAAATGATCGGCCTTTGGCTGCTGTCCGCTGCCCTCGTCGCCTGCAACACGCCCTCGGGCGGCAATCCCCTCCCCAATCCCCCCGCCCCCGCCCCGACCTTCCCCGCTGGCACCCCAACCGGCGAGGCCACGCGAACGACCGTCGGGCCCGAGGGCGGCACCGTCACCTCGGCGGACGGCAGGCTCAAGGTCAGCATCCCCGCCGGGGCGCTCTCGTCCCCCACCGAGATCACGGTGCAGCCCATCACGAGCACGGCCCCGAACGGTAAGGGGAGTGCGTACCGCCTGGGACCCGAGGGGACGACCTTCAAGCAACCCGTAGGACTCTCCTTCCAGTACGACGAGGCGCAGGAGAGCAGCGCCAGCGCCCTCGTCGTCGCCACGCAGGACCGTCAGGGGACGTGGCAGGCGAAGCTGGGCACCGCGCAGGACCGAGGGGCGAACACCCTCACCGTCTCCACGACCCACTTCAGCGACTGGACTTGGGCGGAGGCCTACCAGCTCGACCCGGGGCAGGCGACCGTCAAGCTAGGGCAGACCGTGAAGCTCACCCTGGTGCGCTGCGTCGCGGATGAGACCACCGGGGAGGGGGATGACCTCATCGCTCCCCTGACCAGGACGTGCGCGCCGTACACCCTGACGCCCTTCACCCGCAACTGGGCGGTGAACGGCACGGCGGGCGGGAGCGCGGCGGTGGGGACGGTGAGCAAGGATGAGGGGGACGTGTCCAGCGGGACGTACCGGGCGCCTGCGAGCAAGCCGAGCGTGAACCCCGTGGCGGTGAGCGTGGACCTCGTGCGCAACGAGACGGGCAAGAACACGTTGCGCCTGATCTCCTCCGTCCAGGTCATCGACGGTCTGGGGCCGTGCCGGGAAGTGGTGACGGGAATCTACACCTGCAAATATCAGCTCACGAAGGTGAACGGCAACAGCCTGCCATTCAACCTGCCGAAGCAGAGCCCGAATCAGGGCGACGCGCGGGACCGCCTCACCGGGGGCTACCTGCAAATCAGCGGCACAGAGGAGAACCTGCTGATCGGCGCGGCCTCGTACGAGATTCGCTACGAGTTCGACAGCAAGCCTGCGGGCACCGACCGCGAAACGCACCGCGTGCTGAACGACGTGGGCGACTCCCTCACGAACCTCCAGGGCACCGCCACCACCTTCAAGTCCATCTCGGGGGAGACGTACAAGGGCCTGATCCAGGCGGACAAGGCCAGCGCCGATAACTTTCCAATGAACACACCCGTCTTCTCCGCCCCCGTGAAGCTCGAATTCGCGCCCTGAACGAGTTCGGCGGAGGCCATCGGAGGGCGACTGCACGAGAGGTGGTCGCCCTTTGGCAACCCTCACAGACAAGCAGGAAGAGAGAGAAGGCTGGATGAACCACGAACGCCCCTTGCTTCTGAAGGGGTGTTCGCGTTCGTTCCTCACGGGTGGGTGCGGCGCCAGTCGGCGACCAAACGCAGAGACAACTCGTCGACGACGTTCTGAAGATTCTTCAGCGCGCTCCGGGAGTCAGCAATACCTATAGCCCCACTCTCCCAGACGACCCCAGCGGGTGACAGCCCTAACCTGCTCACGTTGAACGGGGTAAAGCTCCTCATCGCTGGGGGAGACCCCTGACAGGCTCCGTCCCTCCCGCTCCCTCCAGTCGTCCCCTGCTACCATCCAGGGAACGATGAACAACACGCCAACATGGCGCCTGTTCGTGCTCGGCGGGCCCCGACTCGTGGCACCGGACGGTCGGGAGACGCGGCCTGAGGGCAAGTCGCTCGCCCTCCTGGCGTACCTCGCCCTGGAGGGTCAGGCGCCCAGGTCACGCCTCGCCGGGTTGCTGTGGCCGGAACGCACCGAGACGGCGGCCAGGAACAACCTCGTCCAGCTCCTGCGCCGGATGCGCGCCGCGCACGGTGGGGCCCTCATCGTGGGTCAGGAGACGCTCTCCCTCGCACCCGGGGTTGGGGTGGACGTGTGGGACGTACTGAGGGGCACTCCCGGAGGAGCCGAGCTGCCGAGTGCTCCGCTGCTGGAGGGCGTTCGCTTTGGCGACCACCTCGACCTCGCCGACTGGCTGATCGTGCAGCGGGACCGGATCGACACGCGGCGGGCCCGGGAGACGGCACGCGCGGCGGACCGAGCCGAAGAGGCCGGGGACCTGGCGGGCGCCACCCGGCTCGCCCGGCGGGCCCTCGCCCTCGACCCCCAGTCCGAGGAGACGCACCGGCGGCTGATGCGCCTGCTGTACCTCGCGGGCCAGTCCGCCGAGGCGCTGGGAGTGTACGCGGGGTTGCGGGAGCGGCTGCGGGACGAGTTGCGCACCGAGCCCATGCCCGAAACCCGTGACCTCGCGGCGCTCATCGAACGGGGCGGCGCGTTGCCCCCGGCCCGGCCCGTGGTTCCGGTGTCCCTGGCCGCCCTGCATCCCCCCGTCCTCGCGGGCCGCGAACGCGAACTCGCCCGGATGGGGGAGGCCTGGGAGCGGGGGCAATTCATCATCGTGGCCGGGGCGCCGGGCATGGGCAAGTCGCGCCTCGCCGCCGACTTCGCGGCGAGCAGGGGGCGGGTGCTGTGGGTCGAGGCCCGCCCGGGGGATACCCTGGTCCCCTACACCACCACCATTCGCAGCCTGCGCCGGGCGCTGAGCCTGTCGGGTGCCGAGCTGCCCCTCGACCTGCGGCGGGCGGTGAGTTTCCTCCTCCCCGAACTCGCGCCCCCGGGGGAGGCACCCGCCACGACCACGGACGCGGGGCTGCACACCGCCCTCCAACACGCCTTCGGGCTCTGCCTCACCGGCGTGGACGTGTGCGTGTTCGACGACATGCAGTTCGCCGACGACGCGAGCGTCGAGGTCGGCTTCGACATGATCGGCGCCGTCTTTCCGATGGGCCAGCCGGGCGGACTCCCGCACTTCATCGCCGTGCACCGGGAGAACGAGCTGCCCCCGTACACATATGGGATTTTCGAGCGGCTGGTCGGGGCCGGGCAGGCCGAATGGCTGCGCCTCCCGCCGCTGAGCGAATCGGCCACCCGCGACCTGCTCGCCAGCCTGAGCGTCGCGCCCCAGGAGGTGGAGGGCCTCGCCCGCGCCTCGGGCGGACATCCCCTCTTCGTGCTGGAGGGGGTCAAGGCGCTCGCCAGCGGCGGCGAGTTCGGCCGCTCCGGCACCGTGCCGCCGAGGCTCGGTCAACTGATCGGCGACCGCCTCTCCCGGCTCCCGAAGATGGCCCTGCATGTCGCCCGCGCGTGCGCGGTCCTGGGGCGCGACTTTACCCCCGACCTCGTGGCGGGCCTGCTCTCGGCCCCGCTGCTCGACGTGGTGGGCGCGTGGGACGAATTGGAGGCGGCGCAGATCCTCGCGGGCGAGCGGTTTCACCATGACCTCGTGGCGGAGGCGGTGCTGGAGGGGATTCCGCCCTCGGTGCGGCGGCTGCTCCACCGCGCCGCCGCCCGTGCCCTGGAGGGCGAGAACGCCCCGCCCGCCCGGGTGGCCTGGCACTGGCGGCAGGGTGAGCAGGACCTGGAGGCCGCCCCGTGGCTCCTGCGGGCGGGCGAGGCGGCCCAGGCCTCCCTGCGCCTGCGCGAGGCGGCGGCCCACTTCGGGGAGGCGGCCCGCCTCTTGGAGGCGCAGGGCGACGGGCGCGCCTTCGGGGCGTGGCGACGCCGGGCGGAGGTCCTGAGCCTGGGCGACAACCTGGAAGCCCGGCAGTCGGCGGTGAACGACGTGCTGGAGCGGGCGGGCACCCCCACCGAGACCGCGCAGGGCTGGCTGCTCCAGGCGGGCCTCTTCTCCGCGCGGAACGAGGGCGTGCGGGCGGAGGGCGCGGTACGGCGCGGCCTCGCCGCCCTGGAGGGGCAGGACGAGCCGGAGTTGCGCGCGAATCTGCTCGGCGACCTCGGCGCGGCGCTGTGGGCGCAGGGTCGCCTGCCCGGGGCCGAGGCCGCCCTGCGCGAGGCGGTGGCGGTGCTGGAGCCCCTCGGCCCCTCCGTCGCCCTCGCCGCCAGCGGGCTGAGCAACCTCGCCGTCGTCCTCGACCACGGGGACCGCCACCGCGAGGCGGAGGGGCTGCACCGCCGGGCGGCGGGGATGCTGGAGGCGCTGGGCGACCGGGGCCACCTCGCGGTGATCCTGCGCAACCTTTCGGTCTGCCTGAGCGACCTCGGGGAGGTGAGGGCAGGTCTGGAGGCGCTGAAACGCTCCACAGCCCTGCACGAGGAAGGCACCCACGACGCCTCGGCCACGAGCCACCTCCTCCTCGGCCTCGCCCACGCGGACCTCGGGGAGTACAGGGCGGCGGTACGGCACTTCGAGCAGGTCCTCACGGGGGAACTCGATCCCAGCGGCTGGCTGCACGACTACGCGCGCGGCTGCCTCGGCGAGGTGCTGGTGTTCCTCGGGGACTTTGAGCGAGCCGGGGAATTGCTGACGCGGGCGCGGGCGGCCACCCTGCCCGGCCCCTACGCGGTCCGGGTCCACCTCGCCCTCGCCCGGCTGGCCTTCGGGCGCGGGGAGGACGATCAAGCAGCCCTCGAACAGGCTGAGACGCTGCTCGGT encodes:
- a CDS encoding carboxypeptidase-like regulatory domain-containing protein; translated protein: MNRTLKTLTALLGLTLSLAGQALASAPRTISGTVTAAGGHSLKDTVIIACPKGDCDSDDVKGAVIDSKKARADFTIRDLDDVPYAIYAVQDNDGDEDVSVGDWVDRNLLAEKEAPLVRVGTGNVKLELVEVKRTATAPGTSAQAQSNSNTTPGASSAATAQRGFITGTVVNEQGVPLPGVEVVADNTLGYNSNLITRTDAQGRYRIDVRNAPVTFNVTASLSIRYDGYSASVALVPQTPETVPGGVGGVRNFTFKPKPLSQADPYGNLACVFVEREAGNFDIDPAQVILTLTPVGKLADGSTGKVRQTKLVMSGSGWVAANVMWGTYKVTGTMNGRPIELRRRIPGMETYPWGMSYTGGFTRDYQALQPNMFLEIRLPKN
- a CDS encoding ATP-binding protein gives rise to the protein MNPAISTAPPPFQPTIDALSAHVAVVDSGGWIVAVNRAWRQFCEDNGGAAGSCGVGSNYLAVCGGEGGGEGEACAMTLGLLAVLRGEVPEFVLAYPCHSPREQRWFRARVTPVRAEGGHVTHAVVAHENITERELGLLALQESEARFRALADVTPIGMAVGTLDGELEYVNEAFLRLVGVERAAYAGGRINWLDLTPPEWRHTDRLAAAQVAERGVSRPYEKEYRRPDGTRVPVLLALAGYGVGGRERLCGYMLDLTDRKRAEAELRDLNTRLEALVEQRTGELMDLNLELQAYAEAVTRQLRAPVARVLNFARLLRAGLDASLGERQRLHFGHLHSEAERVAGLLEDLREFTARPAPPPHGEVPLAVLVAQVRSDLLPLTRGRRVEWRVGELPTVRGDPLRLRQAVTHLLTNALKFTRGREQALIEVGARREAGEWVVLVRDNGVGFDSAHAGELFRVFARLHPEMEGTGVGLANVRRVIQQHGGRVGAHAEPGAGATFWVTFPCAPGEGAP
- a CDS encoding SDR family NAD(P)-dependent oxidoreductase — translated: MLDLTGKVILVTGGSRGIGAATVRTLAAAGAQVIVHYGQSGGEAEAIVRDLGEDKALALGADLSRPGVAVDLFREAISWRGRIDVLVNNAGVAPSVTVDEPLGEWAETWARTLQVNLIAVADLCREAILHFRGRGGGIIVNVASRAAFRGDNPDAMHYAASKGGVIALTRSIARGYARENILAYAVAPGWVRTDMAAGYVREHAADIAREIPLGDVAPPEEVANTVAFLASGLARHMTGATLDINGASYVR
- a CDS encoding cupin domain-containing protein — its product is MLDERRRQDMKAHATTHPRIIQILGSTITLHHTSADTNGEWSLLEYDCPAQFTGPPPHIHDTFEEVFHVLSGRLTFTLGGETTVAGAGETVRVPRGVPHTFSNPEAERARFLILNTPGGFERYFMELAPIVAASPVWPPEDRSVLAGLAHFDQRPA
- a CDS encoding zinc-dependent alcohol dehydrogenase family protein; this translates as MQAVLYREFQTRPELVSVPDPAPPGDGVVVRVGATGVCRSDWHGWMGHDPDITLPHVPGHELAGTVVEVGRHVRAWQVGDRVTVPFVSGCGRCPECRSGNQQVCERQFQPGFTHWGSFAEYVALHHAEGNLVRLPDTLDFVTAASLGCRFATSFRALALQGRVRGGEWVAVHGCGGVGLSAVMIAVALGAGVIAVDIDDGKLRLARDLGATLTVNGRETPDVAGAVRDLTGGGAHVSLDALGHPETCANSVASLRTRGRHVQVGLLLAGQRHPPIPMDRVVARELEIYGSHGMAAHTYPGMLGMIERGVLKPERLVGRRIGLEDAADALVEMDRFPGPGVTVVDRLGTRGAGATGVPGR
- a CDS encoding peptidase associated/transthyretin-like domain-containing protein produces the protein MNAARIVSALLLATTLAACGETTATGPVTEPPVVNPPSDPGTTDPSQPTPYTMKGVVRNASGEPLAGVEVWADNTLYDNMNVLGRTDAQGRYSLSLPRDQLGTWQAGGAFKTVYNGDAYELGMEVDNTASFATDAGAIRNFTVKTSGEKPGGGYYGGTVWVYGNYKNGDFKNRYVELTLTPDGPLLDGSTGETLKRFVDGNTVADVPIGRYTVTARYLPEGGAPRNMLVMRQDEDTFAPSTTLMFRKEPKYGVMTDFNLQLAPQP